A genomic region of Colletotrichum destructivum chromosome 1, complete sequence contains the following coding sequences:
- a CDS encoding Putative anthrone oxygenase, translating to MSSQPPSSPLRALQASTVFVNTALAGLNLGLSVLVVPRLLESPTPLMLRQWSGMFRRASRLLPLPTILCALSYWYVAYATAAAAARGRISAGGDRSRLLAVAGALCFSVLPWTKVFLVEINRKLFAKVKETEGMGLVAVGLTQEEEEGAKYLVDQWGLYNLGRSVATGLGGAVGLYATVF from the coding sequence ATGTCCTCCCAGCCGCCATCCTCCCCGCTCCGCGCTCTCCAGGCGTCAaccgtcttcgtcaacaCGGCGCTCGCCGGCCTGAACCTGGGCCTCTCCGTCCTGGTCGTGCCCCGCCTGCTCgagtcgccgacgccgctgaTGCTGCGCCAGTGGTCCGGCATGTTCCGGCGGGCGagccgcctcctcccgctGCCGACGATCCTGTGCGCGCTGAGCTACTGGTACGTCGCCtacgccaccgccgccgccgccgcccgcgggCGGATCTCGGCGGGGGGCGACAGGTCGAGGCTGCtagccgtcgccggcgcgctGTGCTTCTCCGTCCTGCCGTGGACCAAGGTGTTTTTGGTCGAGATCAACAGGAAGCTGTtcgccaaggtcaaggagacggagggcATGGGCCTCGTGGCCGTCGGGCTGAcgcaggaggaggaggagggggccaAGTATCTGGTCGACCAGTGGGGTCTGTATAACCTCGGGAGGAGCGTTGCCACGGGTCtcggcggtgccgttgggCTGTACGCGACCGTCTTTTGA